Proteins found in one Arthrobacter sp. U41 genomic segment:
- a CDS encoding phosphodiester glycosidase family protein, producing the protein MGPGSWRSSLSTPRSSGGDLTSSFGPNLEDREKTSQLAAASGALAATNGGYFVMDPAAGAPGDPAGAAVHDGKVLSEPVGDRPSLVIGAKNETSIQRLRWHGTVTAPGNTATLALDGLNRVPGLIRNCGGTDDTPTNPPLHDFTCTDANEIVAFTPDFGALTPSGPGLEAVLDAHGTVTAVNNTRGTAVPAGGHTLQAIGTDVDKLAALAKPGSKLKVETDLLNEGGKLLKTSATTDVVNGGPTLVQNGELNVTARRDGMVRTDDSNSFFYGWVHKRNPRTIAGVDAQGRTLLVTADGRQTTSLGLSIKEAADVARSLGMVDAINLDGGGSTTMVQDGQVVNSPSDETGERPAGDALLILAGRKG; encoded by the coding sequence ATGGGCCCTGGAAGCTGGAGGTCCTCACTATCGACCCCAAGGAGTTCCGGCGGCGACCTCACGTCCTCCTTCGGCCCCAACCTCGAGGACCGGGAAAAGACCAGCCAGCTCGCGGCGGCATCGGGCGCCCTCGCTGCGACCAACGGCGGCTACTTCGTCATGGACCCTGCCGCCGGAGCCCCGGGCGATCCCGCAGGCGCGGCAGTACACGACGGCAAGGTCCTCAGCGAGCCCGTCGGGGACCGGCCCTCCCTGGTCATCGGCGCCAAGAACGAGACCTCCATCCAGCGACTGCGCTGGCACGGCACAGTCACGGCCCCCGGCAACACAGCAACGCTCGCTCTGGACGGATTGAACCGGGTGCCGGGCCTCATCCGCAACTGCGGCGGCACCGACGACACTCCGACGAACCCGCCGCTGCACGACTTCACCTGCACCGACGCGAACGAGATCGTCGCCTTCACCCCTGACTTCGGCGCCTTGACACCGTCCGGTCCAGGACTTGAAGCCGTCCTCGACGCCCACGGCACGGTCACCGCCGTGAACAACACCCGGGGCACCGCCGTCCCGGCCGGCGGCCACACCCTGCAGGCGATCGGAACCGACGTCGACAAGCTCGCCGCCCTGGCTAAACCCGGCTCCAAGCTCAAGGTAGAGACAGACCTCCTCAACGAGGGCGGAAAGCTCCTCAAGACCAGCGCCACCACCGACGTTGTCAACGGCGGACCCACACTCGTCCAAAACGGTGAGCTCAACGTGACCGCCAGGCGCGACGGCATGGTCCGCACCGACGACAGCAACTCCTTTTTCTACGGGTGGGTGCACAAGCGCAACCCGCGTACGATTGCAGGCGTTGACGCCCAGGGCCGCACCCTCCTGGTCACAGCCGACGGGCGCCAGACGACGTCCCTCGGACTGAGCATCAAAGAAGCCGCCGACGTGGCCCGCTCACTGGGCATGGTTGACGCGATCAACCTCGACGGCGGAGGATCAACCACCATGGTCCAGGACGGCCAGGTCGTAAACTCCCCCTCCGACGAAACCGGTGAACGCCCGGCCGGAGACGCACTCCTCATTTTGGCCGGCCGCAAAGGCTAG